A stretch of Caldanaerobius polysaccharolyticus DSM 13641 DNA encodes these proteins:
- the coaD gene encoding pantetheine-phosphate adenylyltransferase, which yields MKVAVYPGSFDPVTNGHIDIINRSAKIFDKLIVGVLKNPHKTPMFSVEERIDMLKKVTVDMPNVEVYGFSGLLVNFMKEHNASVIIKGLRMVSDFEYEFQMALMNKKLDDNIETLFMMTSSQYAYLSSSLIKEVAQFGGCLKGLVPDQLIPIIIKRAR from the coding sequence ATGAAAGTGGCAGTTTACCCAGGCAGTTTTGACCCTGTAACCAATGGACATATTGACATTATAAACAGGAGTGCCAAGATATTTGACAAGCTCATTGTGGGGGTCTTGAAAAACCCCCATAAAACGCCCATGTTTTCTGTGGAAGAGCGGATAGATATGCTTAAAAAAGTCACGGTAGATATGCCCAATGTAGAGGTGTACGGTTTTTCTGGGTTATTGGTCAATTTTATGAAGGAACACAATGCCAGCGTTATAATAAAAGGCTTGAGAATGGTATCGGATTTTGAGTACGAGTTTCAAATGGCCCTTATGAACAAAAAGTTAGATGACAATATTGAAACGCTTTTCATGATGACCAGCAGTCAATACGCTTATCTAAGTTCAAGCCTTATCAAAGAAGTAGCTCAGTTTGGCGGATGCCTTAAAGGCCTGGTCCCAGATCAATTAATCCCTATAATAATCAAAAGGGCGAGATAG
- a CDS encoding nucleotidyltransferase gives MHVLGLIVEYNPFHNGHLYHLTMSKKLTGATHVVAVMSGNFIQRGEPALVDKWARCKMALFSGVDLVIELPAVYAVQSAEIFAYGAIKLLNETRIVDSICFGSESGDIQALKKAAEILAYENPSFKDSVKKHLKRGVSFPVARQLALQESVDGVHQILSTPNNILAVEYLKNLIRLNSNVKPYTIKRISSGYHDVEISHISSATAIRNALKKGHVDHVKGTMPDTCYSVLVEQFRKGKGPVFMENFEALIFFVLRRSSEKALRAIQDVSEGLENRLLKCSRETGELSALINQIKTKRYTMTRINRILIHALLGMEKRQLNTFNDNGGPQYIRVLGFNEKGRELLKLIKKNSPLPIISNIGDISKYPEPTRSMLEIEAKATDLYVLGFKNPEEKRAGRDQTASPIII, from the coding sequence GTGCACGTACTGGGATTAATCGTTGAATACAACCCCTTTCACAATGGCCACCTGTATCACCTGACCATGTCCAAAAAGCTGACAGGTGCCACCCATGTAGTAGCCGTCATGAGCGGAAACTTCATACAGCGGGGCGAACCTGCACTTGTAGACAAATGGGCCAGGTGTAAGATGGCTTTATTCAGCGGCGTAGATCTGGTTATAGAACTCCCCGCCGTATACGCAGTGCAGAGCGCCGAAATATTCGCCTACGGAGCGATAAAACTTTTAAATGAGACTAGGATTGTGGATAGCATCTGCTTTGGCAGTGAATCAGGTGATATCCAGGCTTTAAAAAAAGCAGCTGAAATCCTGGCATACGAAAATCCGTCTTTTAAGGATTCTGTAAAAAAACACCTTAAGCGAGGTGTATCCTTTCCGGTAGCAAGACAGCTTGCCCTTCAGGAAAGCGTCGATGGCGTACATCAAATACTGTCCACGCCCAACAACATTTTGGCCGTAGAGTACCTAAAAAATCTCATAAGGCTAAACAGCAATGTAAAGCCTTACACCATAAAGCGGATATCATCAGGCTACCATGATGTGGAGATAAGCCATATCTCCAGCGCCACAGCTATACGAAACGCCTTAAAAAAAGGCCACGTAGACCACGTCAAAGGCACTATGCCTGATACCTGTTACAGTGTGCTGGTGGAACAATTTAGAAAGGGCAAAGGTCCCGTCTTCATGGAAAATTTTGAAGCGCTCATATTTTTTGTGCTCAGAAGGAGCTCCGAAAAAGCGCTCAGAGCGATACAGGACGTAAGCGAAGGACTGGAGAACAGGCTTTTAAAATGCTCCAGGGAAACAGGTGAGTTAAGCGCTTTAATAAACCAGATAAAAACCAAGAGGTATACCATGACCAGAATAAACAGGATATTAATACACGCTCTTTTAGGTATGGAAAAAAGACAACTAAACACTTTTAACGACAATGGAGGGCCCCAGTACATAAGGGTTTTAGGGTTTAACGAAAAAGGCAGAGAGCTTTTAAAGCTTATAAAAAAGAACTCTCCACTACCCATCATATCTAATATAGGCGACATTTCAAAATATCCTGAGCCGACAAGGTCAATGCTGGAAATCGAGGCTAAAGCCACCGATTTATACGTCCTAGGCTTTAAAAACCCTGAGGAGAAAAGGGCGGGTCGCGACCAGACCGCATCACCTATTATAATATAG
- a CDS encoding acetate/propionate family kinase yields MNILVINCGSSSVKYQLINMTDESVMANGQIQRIGLDSQILRHTRYDHRYPDRPCVARDHAEALKVVIDVLLDKELGVINDLSEIGAIGHRVVHGGEKFAHSVLIDQEVLSAIKENSDLAPLHNPPNILGIEVCQKLMPNTPNVAVFDTAFHQTMPEEAYIYPLPYEYYEKYKIRRYGFHGTSHKYAAQTTAQAMGRPVEELKIVTVHLGNGSSIAAVKYGKSIDTTMGFTPLEGVPMGTRSGSIDPAIIQFLMQKENMTINQVMDVLNKKSGLTGISGVGADTRDLVDSMEKGNKRAKLSLDILSYQVAKFIGAYAVAMDGIDAIAFTGGIGTYEICVRENILKRLGFLGVKLDNEKNQMVNKIVEITSEDSKVKAYVIPTNEELMIARETRDALK; encoded by the coding sequence GTGAATATACTTGTGATTAACTGCGGTAGCAGTTCGGTAAAATACCAGCTTATAAATATGACCGATGAATCGGTTATGGCCAATGGCCAGATTCAGAGGATAGGTTTGGATTCCCAGATACTGAGGCATACCCGATACGATCATAGATACCCTGATAGACCGTGTGTTGCTCGCGATCACGCAGAGGCTTTAAAAGTAGTTATAGACGTGCTGCTGGATAAAGAGTTGGGCGTCATAAACGACCTTTCGGAGATCGGGGCTATAGGCCACCGAGTAGTTCATGGCGGTGAAAAATTTGCCCACTCGGTACTGATAGACCAGGAGGTTTTAAGCGCTATAAAGGAAAACTCGGATTTGGCTCCTCTGCACAATCCTCCTAACATACTGGGCATTGAGGTGTGCCAGAAGCTGATGCCCAATACGCCCAACGTGGCGGTTTTTGATACGGCTTTTCACCAGACCATGCCTGAGGAAGCTTATATATACCCATTGCCTTATGAGTATTACGAAAAATACAAGATAAGGAGATATGGTTTTCACGGGACATCCCACAAGTACGCAGCCCAGACTACGGCTCAGGCGATGGGAAGACCTGTAGAGGAATTAAAAATCGTAACCGTGCATTTGGGCAACGGTTCCAGCATCGCTGCTGTAAAGTACGGAAAGTCCATCGATACCACCATGGGTTTTACACCTCTTGAGGGCGTGCCTATGGGGACCAGAAGCGGTAGCATAGATCCAGCTATAATACAGTTTTTAATGCAAAAGGAGAACATGACGATAAATCAGGTAATGGATGTGTTAAATAAAAAATCGGGCTTAACGGGGATATCCGGCGTAGGAGCTGATACCAGGGATCTGGTGGACAGCATGGAAAAGGGCAATAAGCGCGCAAAACTATCTCTTGATATATTGAGCTACCAGGTGGCAAAATTTATAGGGGCGTACGCTGTGGCTATGGATGGCATTGACGCCATTGCTTTTACAGGTGGTATAGGGACATATGAAATCTGCGTGAGAGAAAATATTTTGAAAAGGCTGGGTTTCCTGGGCGTTAAGCTGGACAACGAGAAAAACCAGATGGTGAATAAGATTGTGGAAATAACTAGTGAAGATTCTAAAGTCAAAGCGTATGTTATACCTACCAATGAAGAATTGATGATCGCGCGGGAGACCAGAGATGCGTTGAAATAA
- a CDS encoding alpha/beta-type small acid-soluble spore protein codes for MAQGSATRNPLVVSQAKAAMNKWKYEVANELGIQPPADGYWGNLTSRDCGAVGGHMVRKMIEMAEASIANANQTTR; via the coding sequence ATGGCACAAGGATCAGCAACAAGAAATCCGTTAGTAGTAAGCCAGGCTAAGGCTGCTATGAACAAATGGAAATACGAAGTTGCTAATGAATTGGGCATTCAACCTCCTGCAGATGGATATTGGGGAAATCTGACATCAAGGGACTGCGGTGCTGTTGGAGGGCACATGGTGAGAAAGATGATCGAGATGGCTGAAGCTAGCATTGCTAATGCTAATCAGACTACTCGTTAA
- the ylbJ gene encoding sporulation integral membrane protein YlbJ: MKAKSKYEHFSTITLALMVIAMTALLIAFPKDILIAASSGLRLWLDTVFPTLLPFFIGSELLLGLGVVNFIGVLLEPIMRPLFNVPGSGSFAMAMGFTSGYPMGAKVISRMRQEKLCTKIEAERLMSFCNNSGPLFMIGAVGVGMFNSPIAGYSIIAANYLGAITVGFAFRFYKSQGEKHSPVKIDVKRALREMVETRKRNGKTFGDLLSESVVSSVNTILTIGGYIVFFSVLIRLLNITGIVNILAKITGIMPEFLTGLVEITVGAYNISTSHVDATYKVMLVATLIAWGGLSAHAQIFSLITKTDISYLPFFLSKTLHAFFTFVYSPIVLAFLKPEIPVFYVGTSTWLSKLESSSINFLAAIALFLLLGLSYHIVKSVVHHIIR; this comes from the coding sequence ATGAAAGCAAAAAGCAAATACGAGCATTTTTCCACAATCACACTGGCTCTCATGGTAATAGCAATGACAGCCTTGCTCATCGCCTTCCCGAAAGATATTTTAATCGCCGCATCTTCAGGATTAAGGCTATGGCTGGATACGGTATTCCCCACCCTTTTGCCGTTTTTCATCGGTTCGGAATTGCTACTAGGCCTGGGAGTGGTGAACTTCATCGGTGTCCTTTTAGAGCCCATTATGCGCCCATTGTTCAACGTCCCAGGTTCCGGCTCTTTTGCCATGGCCATGGGATTTACATCAGGCTACCCTATGGGTGCAAAGGTCATTTCAAGGATGCGCCAGGAAAAACTATGTACAAAAATTGAAGCAGAGCGCCTGATGTCTTTTTGCAACAACTCCGGACCTCTTTTCATGATAGGAGCAGTAGGCGTAGGCATGTTCAACAGCCCTATTGCAGGTTATTCAATAATAGCCGCCAATTACCTTGGCGCAATAACTGTAGGATTCGCATTTAGATTTTACAAAAGCCAGGGTGAAAAACACTCACCGGTAAAAATCGACGTAAAAAGAGCTTTAAGGGAAATGGTTGAAACAAGAAAAAGAAATGGGAAGACCTTTGGAGATCTCCTCTCAGAAAGCGTTGTAAGCTCTGTAAATACAATACTCACCATAGGGGGATACATCGTCTTCTTTTCAGTGCTAATACGCCTTTTAAATATCACGGGAATCGTAAACATCCTGGCAAAGATAACCGGTATTATGCCTGAATTTTTAACCGGCCTTGTTGAAATTACCGTAGGCGCATACAATATAAGCACATCCCATGTAGATGCAACGTACAAGGTAATGCTTGTTGCCACCTTAATAGCCTGGGGTGGACTCTCTGCCCACGCTCAGATATTTAGCCTGATAACAAAAACCGACATATCGTACTTGCCCTTTTTTCTATCAAAAACACTCCATGCCTTTTTTACTTTTGTCTATTCGCCCATAGTGCTGGCCTTTTTAAAACCTGAAATACCCGTTTTTTATGTAGGCACAAGCACCTGGCTGAGCAAACTAGAAAGCTCTTCTATCAACTTCTTAGCTGCCATCGCGTTATTTCTGCTATTAGGGCTTTCATATCACATCGTTAAAAGCGTGGTACATCATATAATAAGATAA
- the pta gene encoding phosphate acetyltransferase yields MDVIGNIINKAKGDIKKIVLPEGTEARNLKAAEIALREKIAQVILLGNEAEIKAAAKGLDISGAEIIDPATSPKHAEYAEAFYQLRKHKGMTMEKAREIVKDPMYYGCMMVKMDDADGLVSGAVHATADLLRPAFQIIKTAPGVSVVSSAFIMIVPNCDLGADGVLLYADCGVIPNPTAEQLASIAVSAAGTMRALVGVEPVVAMLSFSTKGSAEHELVDKVRKATEMAKAMAPDLQIDGELQADAALIPEVAQLKAPGSKVAGRANVLIFPDLQAGNIGYKLTQRLAKAEAIGPLLQGLAKPVNDLSRGCSPEDIVAEIAITAVEAQSL; encoded by the coding sequence ATGGATGTCATAGGTAATATTATCAATAAGGCTAAGGGCGATATAAAAAAAATAGTATTGCCAGAAGGGACAGAGGCCAGAAATTTAAAAGCCGCTGAAATCGCCTTAAGAGAAAAGATTGCCCAGGTAATATTGCTGGGTAATGAGGCTGAGATAAAAGCTGCGGCTAAAGGCCTGGACATATCAGGCGCTGAAATCATCGACCCTGCGACTTCACCTAAACACGCGGAATACGCAGAAGCGTTTTACCAGCTGAGAAAACATAAAGGCATGACTATGGAAAAAGCAAGAGAAATTGTAAAAGACCCTATGTACTATGGATGCATGATGGTGAAAATGGATGATGCAGATGGTCTGGTATCAGGCGCAGTTCACGCTACTGCTGATCTATTAAGGCCGGCCTTTCAGATCATAAAGACAGCGCCAGGCGTATCAGTCGTATCCAGCGCTTTTATCATGATAGTGCCCAATTGTGATCTTGGTGCTGATGGAGTTTTACTGTACGCCGACTGCGGAGTGATACCAAATCCCACAGCGGAACAGCTGGCCTCTATAGCTGTATCAGCTGCTGGTACCATGAGAGCACTGGTAGGAGTAGAACCTGTTGTGGCTATGCTTTCTTTTTCCACTAAAGGCAGTGCAGAGCATGAGCTGGTGGATAAGGTGAGAAAGGCTACAGAAATGGCAAAGGCAATGGCTCCGGACTTGCAGATTGACGGCGAATTGCAGGCGGATGCTGCGTTGATACCGGAGGTCGCTCAGTTAAAAGCCCCTGGAAGCAAGGTCGCAGGGCGCGCCAATGTGCTTATATTCCCGGATCTGCAGGCAGGCAATATAGGCTATAAGTTGACTCAGAGGTTGGCAAAGGCCGAAGCTATAGGTCCTCTGTTGCAAGGACTGGCTAAACCTGTAAATGATTTATCGAGGGGCTGCAGTCCCGAAGACATAGTGGCTGAAATCGCCATAACGGCTGTGGAAGCTCAAAGCTTGTAA
- the rpmF gene encoding 50S ribosomal protein L32, with protein MAAVPKRRISKSRRDKRRTHYKLEAPKFVECPHCHELMIPHRVCKSCGYYDGRSVIAEAK; from the coding sequence ATGGCTGCAGTACCCAAGAGGAGGATATCCAAGTCCAGAAGGGATAAAAGGCGCACCCATTATAAATTGGAAGCCCCTAAATTTGTGGAGTGCCCTCACTGCCATGAGCTTATGATACCCCATAGGGTATGCAAGAGCTGTGGCTATTACGATGGAAGAAGCGTAATCGCAGAGGCAAAATAG
- a CDS encoding YceD family protein, producing the protein MKLDVMKLFATDNRTVELDYDEEVKVERADIKEAMGPAHVHLTVLGTDNGVIIKGTARQKLLVFCYRCLAPFEYDLLADIYEDISFSEGGDEEEGILSDDKKYIDLDEVLNAALYLSLPMRFECSENCVGLGITGEEHSDESDCHDVDPRLAVLKKYFEKD; encoded by the coding sequence ATGAAGCTGGACGTAATGAAGCTGTTTGCGACCGACAACCGCACCGTAGAGCTAGACTACGATGAGGAGGTAAAGGTAGAAAGGGCAGATATTAAAGAGGCGATGGGGCCAGCTCATGTTCACTTGACGGTTCTTGGTACGGACAATGGCGTCATCATAAAAGGCACGGCTAGGCAAAAGCTTTTGGTGTTTTGCTATAGGTGCTTGGCGCCCTTTGAATACGATCTTTTGGCGGATATATACGAGGACATATCGTTTTCTGAGGGCGGAGATGAAGAAGAAGGGATATTGTCTGACGATAAAAAGTACATTGATTTGGACGAAGTACTAAATGCGGCTTTGTATCTATCGTTACCTATGCGCTTTGAGTGCTCCGAGAACTGCGTGGGTCTGGGCATTACCGGTGAGGAACATAGCGATGAAAGTGATTGCCATGATGTGGATCCACGGTTGGCGGTTTTAAAGAAGTACTTTGAAAAGGATTAG
- the rsmD gene encoding 16S rRNA (guanine(966)-N(2))-methyltransferase RsmD — protein MRVISGTARGVKLYCPEGSDVRPTADRVKEAIFNIVQFNVSGAVVLDLFSGSGALGIESLSRGAEKAVFVDKSKVSVRFIKRNLLSTKLMDRAMVFCMPVEKALKNLKGPFDLIFMDPPYSKGLIIPTLWEISRRGVLKDEGIVVVEHEAKDVLPDEIENLVRYKQREYGRTSVSFYKISKFSCEG, from the coding sequence ATGAGGGTTATATCAGGGACGGCAAGAGGCGTAAAGCTTTATTGCCCGGAAGGTTCCGATGTAAGGCCCACTGCCGATAGGGTTAAGGAGGCCATATTTAATATAGTGCAGTTCAATGTGTCTGGTGCTGTGGTGTTGGATTTGTTCTCAGGCAGTGGAGCACTGGGAATCGAATCATTAAGCCGCGGAGCAGAAAAGGCGGTGTTTGTGGACAAGAGCAAAGTGAGCGTGCGGTTTATAAAAAGAAATCTCTTATCCACAAAGTTAATGGACAGGGCTATGGTGTTTTGTATGCCGGTGGAAAAGGCTTTGAAAAACCTTAAAGGGCCTTTTGACCTGATATTTATGGATCCGCCCTACTCTAAGGGCCTTATTATTCCTACTTTATGGGAAATAAGCCGCAGAGGCGTTTTAAAGGATGAAGGCATTGTCGTAGTGGAGCACGAAGCTAAAGACGTATTGCCTGATGAAATAGAAAATCTTGTAAGGTACAAGCAAAGGGAATACGGGAGAACATCGGTAAGCTTTTATAAAATTTCGAAATTTAGTTGTGAAGGGTGA